One region of Fusobacterium periodonticum 1_1_41FAA genomic DNA includes:
- the atpC gene encoding ATP synthase F1 subunit epsilon: MLVSVVTQIKKVLEQEAGYLRLRTSEGDIGIMPNHAPLVAELSAGKMEIESPSKDRRDVYFLTGGFLEISNNQATIIADEIFPLDEINIENEQLELEKLKKELELDLTEEEKQKIQKRIKISSAMIDAKTN; the protein is encoded by the coding sequence ATGTTGGTAAGTGTTGTAACACAGATTAAAAAAGTATTAGAACAAGAAGCAGGATATCTAAGACTTAGAACTTCAGAAGGAGATATAGGTATAATGCCTAATCATGCTCCTTTAGTTGCTGAACTATCAGCAGGAAAGATGGAAATTGAAAGTCCTTCAAAAGATAGAAGAGATGTTTATTTTTTAACAGGTGGTTTTTTAGAAATTTCTAATAACCAAGCAACAATAATTGCAGATGAAATATTTCCATTAGATGAAATTAACATTGAAAATGAGCAATTAGAACTTGAGAAGTTAAAAAAAGAATTAGAGCTTGATCTGACAGAAGAAGAAAAGCAAAAAATTCAAAAAAGAATAAAAATTTCTTCAGCTATGATAGATGCTAAAACTAACTAG
- the atpA gene encoding F0F1 ATP synthase subunit alpha yields the protein MNIRPEEVSSIIKKEIDNYKKTLEIKTSGTVLEVGDGIARIYGLSNVMSGELLEFPHGVMGMALNLEEDNVGAVILGNASLIKEGDEVRATGKVVSVPAGDNLLGRVINSLGEPIDGKGEIIADKYMPIERKASGIISRQPVSEPLQTGIKSIDGMVPIGRGQRELIIGDRQTGKTAIAIDTIINQKGQNVKCIYVAIGQKRSTVAQIYKKLSDLGCMEYTTIVAATASEAAPLQYMAPYSGVAIGEYFMDKGEHVLIIYDDLSKHAVAYREMSLLLRRPPGREAYPGDVFYLHSRLLERAAKLSDELGGGSITALPIIETQAGDVSAYIPTNVISITDGQIFLESQLFNSGFRPAINAGISVSRVGGAAQIKAMKQVASKVKLDLAQYTELLTFAQFGSDLDKATKAQLERGHRIMEILKQPQYHPYTVEKQVVSFYTVINGHLDDIEISKVRRFEKELLEYLKGNTDILTEIADKKALDKDLEERLKESIANFKKSFN from the coding sequence TTGAATATTAGACCAGAAGAAGTAAGTTCTATTATTAAAAAAGAAATAGATAACTATAAGAAAACTTTAGAAATAAAAACTTCTGGGACTGTTCTTGAAGTAGGAGATGGTATTGCGAGAATTTATGGTTTAAGCAATGTTATGTCGGGAGAGCTTCTTGAATTTCCTCATGGAGTAATGGGAATGGCTTTGAACTTGGAAGAAGATAATGTTGGAGCCGTTATCCTTGGAAATGCTTCTTTAATAAAAGAAGGAGATGAAGTTAGAGCAACAGGTAAAGTTGTATCTGTACCTGCTGGAGATAACTTATTAGGTAGAGTAATAAACTCTTTAGGAGAACCTATAGATGGAAAGGGAGAAATAATTGCAGATAAATACATGCCTATAGAAAGAAAGGCATCTGGAATTATTTCAAGACAACCAGTATCAGAACCTTTACAAACAGGAATTAAATCAATAGATGGAATGGTTCCTATTGGTAGAGGACAAAGAGAACTTATTATAGGAGATAGACAAACAGGAAAAACTGCAATAGCTATCGATACTATAATCAACCAAAAAGGACAAAATGTAAAATGTATTTATGTTGCAATAGGACAAAAAAGATCAACTGTTGCACAAATATATAAGAAGTTAAGTGACTTAGGTTGTATGGAATATACAACAATAGTTGCAGCAACTGCCTCTGAAGCAGCACCTTTACAATATATGGCACCTTACTCAGGAGTAGCTATAGGTGAATACTTCATGGATAAGGGAGAACATGTTTTAATAATTTATGATGATTTATCTAAACATGCCGTTGCTTACAGAGAAATGTCACTATTACTTAGAAGACCACCTGGACGTGAGGCTTATCCAGGAGACGTATTCTATTTACATTCAAGATTACTTGAAAGAGCTGCTAAGTTATCTGATGAATTAGGAGGAGGTTCTATAACTGCATTACCAATTATAGAAACTCAAGCAGGAGATGTTTCTGCATATATTCCTACTAATGTAATATCAATAACTGACGGACAAATATTCTTGGAATCTCAACTTTTCAACTCAGGATTTAGACCAGCAATAAATGCAGGGATATCAGTATCGAGAGTTGGAGGAGCTGCACAAATAAAAGCTATGAAACAAGTTGCATCAAAAGTTAAATTAGATCTTGCTCAATATACTGAGCTTTTAACTTTCGCTCAATTTGGATCAGACCTTGATAAAGCTACAAAAGCACAATTAGAAAGAGGGCACAGAATAATGGAAATATTGAAACAACCTCAATATCACCCATATACTGTTGAAAAACAAGTTGTATCTTTCTATACTGTAATCAATGGTCACTTAGATGATATAGAAATTTCAAAAGTAAGAAGATTTGAAAAAGAATTATTAGAATATCTAAAAGGAAACACAGATATTTTAACTGAAATAGCTGACAAGAAAGCTTTAGATAAAGATTTAGAAGAAAGATTGAAGGAAAGTATTGCAAACTTTAAAAAGTCTTTTAATTAA
- the trmD gene encoding tRNA (guanosine(37)-N1)-methyltransferase TrmD, with the protein MKINILTLFPKMFEGFVSESIISRAIKFGAVEVNIIDIRDYCFDKHKQADDMPFGGGNGMVMKPEPLFLALENLSGKVIYTSPQGKTFNQEIAKELAKEEELTIIAGHYEGIDERVVENKVDMELSIGDFVLTGGELPAMVISDTIIRLLPDVIKKDSYENDSFYNGLLDYPHYTRPAEYKGLRVPEVLISGNHKKIDEWRLKESLKRTYLRRRDLIEKRELTKLEKKLLDEIKEEIKKEEV; encoded by the coding sequence ATGAAAATAAATATTTTAACATTATTTCCAAAGATGTTTGAAGGCTTTGTGAGTGAGAGTATCATTTCAAGGGCAATAAAATTTGGAGCAGTGGAAGTAAATATTATTGATATTAGAGACTATTGTTTTGACAAACATAAACAAGCTGATGACATGCCTTTTGGTGGTGGAAACGGAATGGTTATGAAGCCAGAGCCACTATTTTTAGCACTAGAAAATCTTTCAGGAAAAGTTATCTATACATCTCCACAAGGAAAAACTTTTAATCAGGAGATAGCAAAAGAACTTGCTAAAGAAGAAGAGTTAACTATAATAGCAGGGCACTATGAAGGTATAGATGAAAGAGTAGTTGAAAATAAGGTAGATATGGAATTATCCATAGGTGACTTTGTATTAACAGGTGGAGAACTTCCAGCTATGGTTATTTCTGATACTATTATAAGGCTTTTACCAGATGTAATAAAGAAGGATTCTTATGAAAATGATTCTTTCTACAATGGACTTTTAGATTATCCACATTACACAAGACCAGCTGAATATAAAGGTTTAAGAGTACCTGAGGTACTGATATCAGGAAATCATAAAAAAATAGATGAGTGGAGATTAAAAGAAAGTTTAAAAAGAACTTATTTAAGAAGAAGAGATCTGATTGAAAAAAGAGAATTAACTAAGTTAGAGAAAAAACTATTAGATGAAATTAAAGAAGAGATAAAAAAAGAGGAAGTGTAA
- a CDS encoding KH domain-containing protein has translation MENLESLLNFIIKQLVETEDKVNITYEVLDSDVTFKVSVAKGEMGKIIGKNGLTANAIRGVMQAAGVKDKLNVSVEFLD, from the coding sequence ATGGAAAATTTAGAAAGTTTATTAAATTTTATTATTAAACAATTAGTAGAAACAGAAGATAAAGTGAATATAACTTATGAAGTTTTAGATTCAGATGTAACATTCAAAGTTAGTGTTGCTAAAGGAGAAATGGGAAAAATAATAGGGAAAAATGGACTTACAGCTAATGCAATCAGAGGAGTTATGCAGGCAGCTGGAGTAAAAGATAAACTTAATGTAAGTGTTGAATTTTTAGATTAG
- the rimM gene encoding ribosome maturation factor RimM (Essential for efficient processing of 16S rRNA) → MIVAGKVLGSHHLKGEVKVISDLQNIEMLVGNKVILELEDKQQKLLTVKKIAPLVANKWIFTFEEIKNKQDTIEIRNAAIKVRRDIVGIGEDEHLVSDMLGFKVYDVKGDEYLGEITEIMDTAAHDIYVIESEDFETMIPDVDVFIKNIDFENKKMLVDTIEGMKEPKVKK, encoded by the coding sequence ATGATTGTTGCGGGAAAAGTTTTAGGTTCTCATCATTTAAAAGGAGAAGTCAAAGTAATTTCTGATTTACAAAATATAGAAATGTTAGTTGGAAATAAAGTTATTTTGGAATTGGAAGATAAGCAACAAAAACTATTGACTGTAAAAAAGATAGCACCTCTTGTTGCGAATAAATGGATTTTTACTTTTGAAGAGATAAAAAACAAACAAGATACTATTGAAATTAGAAATGCAGCTATAAAGGTTAGAAGAGATATAGTTGGAATTGGAGAAGACGAACATTTAGTAAGTGATATGTTAGGTTTTAAAGTCTATGATGTAAAGGGTGATGAGTATCTAGGGGAAATAACTGAAATTATGGATACAGCAGCACATGATATTTATGTTATAGAAAGTGAAGACTTTGAAACTATGATACCTGATGTAGATGTATTTATTAAAAATATTGATTTTGAAAACAAAAAAATGTTAGTTGATACCATAGAAGGTATGAAAGAACCTAAGGTAAAGAAATGA
- the atpH gene encoding ATP synthase F1 subunit delta, with the protein MIKSQIGRRYSKAIFDIAEEKNQVKEIYEMLNSAMVLYRTDKEFKNFIRNPLIENEQKKAVLTEIFGKDNSENLNILLYILDKGRINCIKYIVAEYLKIYYRKNRILDVKATFTKELSEEQRTKLINKLSQKTGKEINLEVKVDKSILGGGIIKIGDKIIDGSIRRELDNWKKS; encoded by the coding sequence ATGATTAAATCACAAATAGGAAGAAGATATTCTAAGGCAATATTTGATATTGCTGAAGAGAAGAATCAAGTTAAGGAAATTTATGAAATGTTAAATTCGGCTATGGTTCTATATAGAACTGATAAAGAATTTAAAAATTTTATCAGAAATCCTTTAATTGAGAATGAACAAAAAAAGGCAGTTTTAACTGAAATTTTTGGTAAAGATAACAGTGAGAACTTAAATATTTTACTATATATTTTAGATAAAGGTAGAATTAACTGTATAAAATATATTGTTGCAGAATATCTAAAAATATACTATAGAAAAAATAGAATTTTAGATGTAAAAGCTACTTTTACTAAAGAATTATCTGAAGAACAAAGAACTAAATTAATCAATAAATTATCACAAAAAACTGGAAAAGAAATTAACTTAGAAGTAAAAGTTGACAAGTCTATTCTAGGTGGTGGAATTATAAAAATAGGTGATAAGATTATTGACGGTTCTATCCGTAGAGAATTAGATAATTGGAAAAAGAGTTAA
- the atpG gene encoding ATP synthase F1 subunit gamma: MPGMKEIKSRIKSVQSTRQITNAMEIVSTTKFKKYSKLVSESRPYEESMRKILSHIAAGTKNERHPLFDGREEVKSIAIIVITSDRGLCGSFNSSTLKELEKLVKQNEGKKISIIPFGRKAIDFATKRNYDFSESFSKFSAEEMNKIARDVSEDIVLKYANHEYDEVYLIYNKFISALRYDLTCEKIIPIARMEGEVNSEYIFEPSTEYILSSLLPRFINLQVYQAILNNTASEHSARKNSMGSATDNADEMIKTLNIQYNRNRQTAITQEITEIVGGASAL; the protein is encoded by the coding sequence ATGCCTGGAATGAAAGAAATAAAAAGTAGAATCAAATCTGTTCAATCTACCCGTCAAATTACTAATGCTATGGAAATTGTTTCTACAACTAAATTTAAAAAATATTCTAAATTAGTTTCAGAATCAAGACCATATGAAGAAAGTATGAGAAAAATTCTATCTCATATAGCAGCGGGAACTAAAAATGAAAGACACCCACTTTTTGATGGAAGAGAAGAAGTAAAAAGTATAGCTATAATAGTTATAACTTCTGATAGAGGACTTTGTGGAAGCTTTAACAGTTCAACTTTAAAAGAACTAGAAAAGTTAGTTAAACAAAATGAAGGTAAGAAAATATCTATCATTCCTTTCGGAAGAAAAGCTATAGATTTTGCTACAAAAAGAAATTACGATTTCTCAGAATCTTTTTCAAAATTTTCTGCTGAAGAAATGAATAAAATTGCAAGAGATGTTTCAGAAGATATTGTTTTAAAATATGCAAATCATGAATATGATGAAGTTTATTTAATATACAATAAATTTATATCTGCTTTAAGATATGATTTAACTTGTGAAAAAATAATTCCAATAGCTAGAATGGAAGGCGAAGTAAATAGTGAATATATATTTGAACCTAGCACAGAATATATATTATCATCTCTATTACCTAGATTTATCAATTTACAAGTATATCAAGCTATTTTAAATAATACTGCTAGTGAACATTCGGCAAGAAAGAATTCAATGGGTAGTGCAACAGATAATGCTGATGAAATGATAAAAACATTGAATATCCAATACAATAGAAATAGACAAACAGCTATTACTCAAGAAATAACAGAAATAGTTGGAGGAGCATCTGCTTTATAA
- a CDS encoding DUF4911 domain-containing protein, which yields MKKSYEFIIQSKKEDIDFINKIVEAYEGAGVVRTLDSTNGIISVISTDDYKDMMREVLIDLGNRWVDLKIIEEGAWKGTL from the coding sequence ATGAAAAAAAGTTATGAATTTATAATACAAAGTAAAAAAGAAGATATAGACTTTATCAATAAAATAGTGGAAGCCTATGAAGGAGCAGGAGTTGTAAGAACTCTTGATTCAACTAATGGTATCATAAGTGTTATTTCAACAGATGATTATAAAGACATGATGAGAGAAGTATTAATTGATTTAGGAAATAGATGGGTAGATTTGAAAATTATTGAAGAGGGTGCTTGGAAAGGGACTCTATAA
- the atpD gene encoding F0F1 ATP synthase subunit beta → MNRGTITQIISAVVDVAFKDELPAIYNALKVKLEDKELVLEVEQHLGNNVVRTVAMDSTDGLKRGMEVIDTGKPITVPVGKAVLGRILNVLGEPVDNQGPVNAETVLPIHREAPEFDDLETETEIFETGIKVIDLLAPYIKGGKIGLFGGAGVGKTVLIMELINNIAKGHGGISVFAGVGERTREGRDLYNEMTESGVITKTALVYGQMNEPPGARLRVALTGLTVAENFRDKDGQDVLLFIDNIFRFTQAGSEVSALLGRIPSAVGYQPNLATEMGALQERITSTKSGSITSVQAVYVPADDLTDPAPATTFSHLDATTVLSRNIASLGIYPAVDPLDSTSKALSEDIVGREHYEIARKVQEVLQRYKELQDIIAILGMDELSDEDKLTVSRARKIERFFSQPFSVAEQFTGMEGKYVPVKETIRGFREILEGKHDDIPEQAFLYVGTIEEAVAKSKDLVK, encoded by the coding sequence GTGAATAGAGGAACTATAACACAAATTATAAGTGCTGTTGTAGACGTTGCTTTTAAAGATGAATTGCCTGCAATATATAATGCTTTAAAAGTAAAATTAGAAGACAAAGAACTTGTGCTTGAAGTTGAGCAACACCTTGGGAACAATGTTGTAAGAACAGTTGCCATGGACTCAACAGATGGTTTAAAAAGAGGAATGGAAGTTATAGATACAGGGAAACCAATTACAGTACCAGTTGGAAAAGCTGTTCTAGGAAGAATATTAAACGTTTTAGGAGAGCCTGTTGACAATCAAGGGCCTGTAAATGCTGAAACAGTTTTACCTATCCATAGAGAAGCACCTGAGTTTGATGACTTAGAAACTGAAACTGAAATATTCGAAACTGGAATCAAAGTTATAGATTTATTAGCACCATATATAAAAGGTGGAAAAATAGGTCTATTCGGAGGAGCAGGAGTAGGTAAGACAGTTTTAATAATGGAACTTATCAACAACATTGCTAAGGGACACGGAGGAATTTCTGTGTTTGCAGGAGTTGGAGAAAGAACGAGAGAAGGAAGAGACTTGTACAATGAAATGACTGAGTCAGGAGTTATTACAAAGACAGCTCTTGTTTATGGACAAATGAATGAGCCACCTGGAGCAAGATTAAGAGTTGCTTTAACAGGACTTACAGTTGCAGAAAACTTTAGAGATAAAGATGGACAAGATGTACTTCTATTTATAGATAATATATTCAGATTTACACAAGCAGGATCTGAAGTATCAGCTTTACTTGGAAGAATACCTTCAGCCGTTGGTTACCAACCAAACTTGGCAACAGAAATGGGGGCTTTACAAGAAAGAATTACATCAACAAAATCTGGTTCTATCACATCAGTTCAAGCTGTTTATGTACCAGCTGATGACTTGACTGACCCAGCACCAGCTACAACTTTCTCTCACTTGGATGCAACAACAGTTCTTTCAAGAAATATAGCATCTCTTGGAATATATCCAGCTGTCGACCCATTAGATTCAACATCTAAGGCTCTATCAGAAGATATAGTTGGAAGAGAACACTATGAAATTGCAAGAAAAGTGCAAGAAGTTTTACAAAGATATAAAGAGTTACAAGATATCATAGCTATCTTAGGTATGGATGAATTATCTGATGAAGATAAACTTACAGTATCAAGAGCTAGAAAAATTGAAAGATTTTTCTCACAACCTTTCTCTGTTGCAGAACAATTTACAGGAATGGAAGGAAAATATGTTCCTGTAAAAGAAACAATCAGAGGATTTAGAGAAATATTAGAAGGAAAACATGATGATATTCCTGAACAAGCATTTCTATATGTTGGTACAATAGAAGAAGCCGTTGCTAAATCAAAAGATTTAGTAAAATAA
- a CDS encoding RNA methyltransferase produces MRNKVYLSLVHYPVYNRNKDIVCTSVTNFDIHDISRSCGTYEIKGYRLVVPVDAQKKLTERIIGYWQDGTGGQYNKDREQAFRVTDVAESIEAVVEEIERIEGQKPLIITTSARIFDNSISYENLSKQIFEDDKPYLLLFGTGWGLTDEVMAMSDHILEPIRANSKYNHLSVRAAVAIILDRLFGER; encoded by the coding sequence ATGAGAAATAAAGTTTATTTAAGTTTAGTTCACTATCCAGTTTACAATAGAAATAAAGATATTGTTTGTACTTCTGTAACAAATTTTGATATCCATGATATATCAAGATCTTGTGGAACTTATGAAATAAAAGGATATAGATTGGTTGTTCCTGTTGATGCACAAAAAAAATTGACAGAAAGAATAATAGGATATTGGCAAGATGGTACAGGTGGTCAATATAACAAAGACAGAGAACAAGCTTTCAGAGTGACAGATGTTGCAGAAAGTATAGAGGCAGTTGTGGAAGAAATTGAAAGAATTGAAGGACAAAAGCCTTTAATTATAACAACATCAGCTAGAATATTTGATAACAGTATAAGTTATGAAAATTTATCTAAACAAATATTTGAAGATGATAAACCTTACCTTTTACTTTTTGGAACAGGTTGGGGCTTAACTGATGAAGTTATGGCTATGTCTGATCATATATTAGAACCAATTAGAGCTAATTCAAAATATAATCACTTATCAGTTAGAGCAGCTGTTGCAATAATTTTAGATAGATTATTTGGAGAGAGATAA
- a CDS encoding VOC family protein, which produces MKFHFLHENFNVLDLEKSIKFYEEALGLKVEREKFAEDGSYKIVYLGDGITNFQLELTWLADRTEKYDLGDEEFHLAFEVDDYEGAFKKHTEMGCVVFVNEKMGIYFITDPDGYWIEILPPKK; this is translated from the coding sequence ATGAAATTTCACTTTTTACATGAAAACTTTAATGTTTTAGATTTAGAAAAGAGTATAAAATTCTATGAAGAAGCTCTTGGACTAAAAGTTGAAAGAGAAAAATTTGCAGAAGATGGAAGCTATAAAATAGTTTATCTAGGAGATGGAATAACAAACTTTCAACTAGAATTAACTTGGCTTGCAGATAGAACAGAAAAATATGATTTAGGTGATGAAGAATTCCATTTAGCTTTTGAAGTAGATGACTACGAAGGAGCATTCAAAAAACATACAGAAATGGGTTGTGTCGTTTTTGTAAATGAAAAAATGGGTATATATTTTATAACTGATCCTGATGGATATTGGATAGAAATTTTACCACCTAAAAAATAA
- the rsmA gene encoding 16S rRNA (adenine(1518)-N(6)/adenine(1519)-N(6))-dimethyltransferase RsmA, with translation MDFKHKKKYGQNFLNNKDEILNQIIEVSNIDENDEILEIGPGQGALTNLLVERAKKLTCVEIDKDLEAGLRKKFSSKENYTLVMGDVLEVDLTKYLNKGTKVVANIPYYITSPIINKLIENKELIDEAYIMVQKEVGERICAKAGKERSILTLAVEYYGEADYLFTIPREFFNPVPNVDSAFISIKFYKDDRYKNKISEDLFFKYIKAAFSNKRKNIVNNLATLGYSKDKIKEILNQVEISENERAENISIDKFIELIDIFEGR, from the coding sequence ATGGACTTTAAACATAAAAAGAAGTATGGTCAAAACTTTTTAAATAATAAAGATGAAATCTTAAATCAAATAATAGAAGTTTCTAATATTGATGAAAATGACGAGATTTTAGAAATAGGACCAGGGCAAGGGGCTTTGACAAACCTATTAGTTGAAAGAGCTAAAAAATTAACTTGTGTTGAGATAGATAAGGACTTAGAAGCAGGTCTTAGAAAAAAGTTTTCTTCAAAAGAGAACTACACTCTTGTAATGGGAGATGTTTTGGAAGTAGACTTGACTAAATATCTAAATAAAGGGACTAAGGTTGTTGCAAATATACCTTATTACATAACATCACCAATTATCAATAAACTTATAGAGAATAAAGAACTAATAGATGAAGCATATATTATGGTTCAAAAGGAAGTTGGAGAAAGAATTTGTGCAAAAGCAGGAAAAGAAAGATCTATTTTAACTCTTGCAGTTGAATATTATGGAGAAGCAGACTATCTGTTCACTATCCCAAGAGAATTTTTTAATCCTGTTCCAAATGTTGATTCAGCTTTTATCTCAATAAAATTCTATAAAGATGATAGATACAAAAACAAGATTTCAGAAGATTTATTCTTTAAATATATAAAGGCAGCTTTTTCAAATAAGAGAAAAAATATCGTAAATAATCTAGCAACATTGGGATATTCAAAGGATAAGATAAAAGAAATATTAAATCAAGTTGAAATATCTGAAAATGAAAGAGCAGAAAATATATCAATAGATAAATTTATTGAACTTATAGATATTTTTGAAGGTAGATGA
- the hpt gene encoding hypoxanthine phosphoribosyltransferase, protein MNYRIENLIDRKTVENRIKELAKQIEKDYAGEEVYCVGLLKGSVVFLSDLVKEINSPVIIDFMSVSSYGSETVSSGDVKILKDTDLDLRGKHVLIVEDIIDTGLTLEHVIRYFKESKGVKTLKTCTLLSKPERRKVNIDIDYVGFDVPDKFVIGYGLDYDQKYRNLPYIAVVVFE, encoded by the coding sequence GTGAACTATAGAATTGAAAATTTGATTGATAGAAAGACTGTTGAAAATAGAATTAAGGAATTAGCTAAGCAAATAGAAAAAGACTATGCTGGAGAAGAAGTTTACTGTGTGGGACTATTGAAAGGATCAGTAGTTTTTTTAAGTGATTTAGTAAAGGAAATAAATTCACCAGTTATAATAGATTTTATGTCTGTATCTAGTTATGGAAGTGAAACTGTAAGTAGTGGAGATGTTAAAATTTTAAAAGATACTGATTTAGACTTAAGAGGAAAACATGTTTTAATCGTTGAAGATATAATAGATACAGGTTTAACTTTAGAACATGTTATAAGATATTTTAAAGAATCAAAAGGAGTAAAAACTCTTAAAACTTGTACTTTATTGAGTAAGCCTGAAAGAAGAAAGGTAAACATAGACATTGATTATGTAGGTTTTGATGTTCCAGATAAATTTGTAATTGGTTATGGACTTGACTATGATCAAAAGTATAGAAATTTACCATATATAGCTGTTGTAGTTTTTGAATAG